A single region of the Epinephelus moara isolate mb chromosome 16, YSFRI_EMoa_1.0, whole genome shotgun sequence genome encodes:
- the ptpn1 gene encoding tyrosine-protein phosphatase non-receptor type 1, whose amino-acid sequence MEAEFREIDENGSWSAIYQEIRQQSCELPCKVAKLPENKTRNRYRDVSPFDHSRICLQLGTNDYINASLITVEETQRNYILTQGPLPNTCGNFWEMVWEQRTRGVVMLNRVIEKGSIKCAQYWPQREERDIIFEDTDFKLTFVSEDIKSYYTVRKLELESLSTQETREILHFHYTTWPDFGVPESPASFLNFLFKVRESGCLNSDHGPVVVHCSAGIGRSGTFCLVDTCLLLMSMRKDPSSVRIRDILLEMRRYRMGLIQTADQLRFSYLAVIEGAKYIKGDTSVQESWKELSNEEDDPPEFTPPPPLPPPRDPYNGRVEPSFFPENDEVIQQMEIRSLGSSQDSGLRQRNIAAPQPPADGAQLDGHMGIGDHSSKAPTISEQQQEMEEQELPEAAQQQKESSPVPGTWSPLLTNVCLCTALALSAYVCYRACFH is encoded by the exons ATGGAAGCCGAGTTTCGGGAAATCGATGAAAACGGGAGTTGGAGCGCCATTTATCAG GAGATTCGCCAGCAGTCATGTGAACTCCCGTGCAAGGTTGCCAAATTACCTGAAAACAAGACTCGGAATCGTTACAGAGATGTTAGCCCAT tTGACCACAGCAGAATATGTCTGCAGCTGGGTACGAACGACTACATTAACGCCAGCCTAATAACAGTagaagagacacagaggaaCTATATCCTCACTCAG ggaCCCCTTCCAAATACATGTGGCAACTTCTGGGAGATGGTGTGGGAGCAGAGGACCCGTGGTGTAGTGATGCTGAACAGAGTCATAGAGAAAGGATCT attAAATGTGCCCAATATTGgccacagagagaggagagagatatTATCTTTGAAGATACCGATTTCAAGCTCACCTTTGTCTCAGAGGACATCAAATCTTACTACACAGTCCGTAAGCTGGAGTTGGAAAGTCTGTCT ACTCAAGAGACTCGtgagattttacattttcactACACCACCTGGCCTGACTTTGGGGTACCAGAGTCTCCTGCCTCCTTCCTTAACTTCCTGTTTAAGGTGCGGGAGTCGGGTTGTCTGAATTCAGACCACGGACCGGTGGTGGTGCACTGCAGCGCCGGCATTGGACGCTCCGGGACATTTTGTCTTGTGGACACCTGCCTCTTATTG ATGTCCATGCGTAAGGACCCGTCTTCAGTGCGTATTCGTGACATTCTGCTGGAGATGCGACGCTATCGAATGGGCTTGATTCAGACAGCAGATCAACTCCGCTTCTCCTACCTTGCTGTCATTGAAGGTGCCAAGTACATCAAAGGAGATACATCTGTGCAG GAGTCATGGAAAGAGCTCTCGAACGAGGAAGATGATCCTCCAGAGTTCACCCCTccgcctcctcttcctcctcccagaGACCCTTACAATGGCAGAGTTGAGCCATCCTTTTTCCCTGAAAATGATGAGGTCATCCAACAGATGGAAATCCGCAGTCTGGG GTCCTCACAAGACTCAGGGCTGCGACAAAGGAACATTGCTGCCCCCCAGCCTCCTGCTGACGGTGCCCAGCTCGATGGCCACATGGGAATCGGAGATCATTCCTCCAAAGCTCCGACCatatctgagcagcagcaggagatgGAGGAGCAGGAGTTACCAGAGGCAGCGCAGCAGCAAAAAGAAAGCTCTCCTGTGCCGGGGACTTGGTCCCCTCTACTAACCAATGTGTGCCTGTGCACAGCGCTGGCTCTCAGTGCTTACGTCTGTTATCGAGCCTGTTTCCACTGA